TTCAGTCACACTCACTGAATTCGTGGAGAGAGCTGTGGCTGGAGACGGAAGCAATGGAGCCCGGAGTCTGATTAAGAGGAAGTAGAATCAAaccctttttatattttatgcatcaaagattgaaaatgttcaagtgtTTGTAAACTTGGGAAATAAATCCAGACTCACAGTGAGAGAAATGCCTCTATCCCTGCTCCACCTCTGAGACTCTCCAGAGCCTACATTACTGAggcaaaaagcattttaaagttttttacaACTGCATCTCAGGAAATCTGAACattactgaaaagttatttaatttcattgcattaaataaaaacaggaaaatggtATTATATATGTGACAtattacaattgtttttttgttgtaaatgatttgacttgcagctaatgaaaactccaaaatcaatttttcaaacaatttgaATATTGCGGAGCCTTGTAAAAATagatttcttaaaataaagtgGACAGATTGATGATTGCTAAACCACATGTTGAAGGCCATAATGTAATATCTCTATGTTAAATAGCCTCCATTGGTCCTTTACATagtatttattttcagcaaactataatcatcaaaattaactaGCAAgtattgaaattaaattcaaaaatacttcaataaCCCCAAAGGGAATGGACTGAATTACTAAAATGACATTCTAAAAGGTACATCTCAAAATATTGTAGCAATGTTAAatagttcaatattttttgtcatttcagaaagtgaaactgttGTCTTTATAACACATagaatgaaatgtttcaaatcgTCATTTTCATGCCTCTCTCTTACATAtgatgaaaacccaaaaattcagtttcttagAAAGTTATATTGTGAAATGTCAGGCTTGTGAAGTTTCTTTGCAATTAATACTTAGTTGGGTctccttttaaattaaaactttctgctgtttttcatcagtgcaattttgtgtatttctatGTCAGTGGATATCTTCTTGTAAGTCTTCATGTTGATAGATTCCCAATTTTCTTTTGTGGTGAATAATATAAACAAGGACTCTTTCTCTCCATGGCCTACATAAGATGCTTGCAGCCCATTTGTAGGATTCATCTATGCGTAGCGGCTCTTGATATTCTGACTCTAGCTGTAGTCCACTTCTTCCCCAAATTCTTGAATGGATTTTTCCTGATAAATCCTCCCACGGCTACGGTTCTCCATGCTGGTGGTGCGCCGTTTCCTACCGCGCGTTctccttccactcaaccttcTGAGAATATGTTTGAATACAGTTCTCTTGTCCACTACTCACACAGTTTGGGAGTCAATTTAAAAGCTTGGGAAATCTTTGCAGATGTTTTGCATTAATTAGTTGATTGGGGTTGTAACACCTTGAGTTTCCAATATTGGATTTTTCACAATACTTCAAATTTTCAAAGACaatgaattttgggttttcataatgtttgagccataatcatcaaaattacaagaattaaAGGCTAGactatattttttgttcatttacatttgtattattttggttacctagcaacaacctatTAAGGTTTAAGGTTTTCCCACCATGTCTCATCCCACCATGTCTCATAacttcataaacaaaaaaaagtacgaCTCAAGAGGAaattgtggataaaacaggagtGGTCTTGTCGCCAGTTTGGTAGtgttctggatatttaaaacaaaaaagctaatCAATATTTATCCATATTGAGTGACATGAAACGCTTGCATCCATATTGTCCCACCCTAGTTCTATGTAATAAAATCTatagaaaacacaatttccaCTTTCTGAAATCGGACACAAAACATATTGACATTCATCATCATATTCTCATTTTTATAGATGCATCTGTACAATAAGCAATtatgagaattaaaaaaaaaaaacctacctCAATGCTCTTGATCTAGGAGTAActgttaataaaaaacagacatcacaccattttaattgttaaaacaCAGGAACTGACACCAACCCTGAACATGTTCTGAGCTTTAATCATTGGGTTTACCTGGTGAGGTAACGCCAACCGGGAGCGAAACCCTCTGAGCGCTGCGGTTCGGAAAACGTCACGGAATGATTTTGACGTCTAATAACTCAGTTTGTGATCATAAACGCAAAGATGCTTACCCAGTAGTTTGGAACTGTCCAGGAGAAACCTGTGgcacaaaagaagaaagttaAGCCTGTTTAAAAATTCAACAAGGGGAaaggacactttttttttttttttaagcacttgccCTCCTTTGAGAGAGTGGCTTTTTCAGTTCGGCGGTTTCTCTTTGCAGCTCCAACAGCTGCTTCTTCAACTCTCCGTTCTCTCTTTTCAGCTCTGACAGCTGCTTCTTCAGCTCACCGTTCTCTCTCTTCAGCTCTGACAGTTGCCTTGTGAtaagagcagcaggaggaaataAGAGTCACAGTCTcaacttttgctttattttatttgattcgACTTTGCACAGCTACTGTGTAGCAACGTGAAAACCACCTGTGACCTTGTTGAGAAACCTCTCCCAGAAGCCTCTCCAGTTCAGCGGATTTGTTCTTAAAGTGAACCATGACTCTCTCCATCTGCTTCTGCTGGAAAATGGCAATCTGTGGAGTGTGAAAACTCCTCAGTGACCAATGAAAGTGTCTCCAAGATGTCAGAGGATGCATAAATAGGACAGACCTGCGATATGTTTTCCATCCTTGCCTGGATGAGCTTTCCAGGGTCCATGAAAAACACCTTTTCCTGTGGCTTcatctgaaatgaaaaaaaaaaaaaaagtcttccaaTGTGAGTTGAGATGATGTCCAATCATAACCTGCAATGAATCTATGTCAAACTCACCAACCTGATCAGTGATGGGCAGATAACTGCAGGCCACCCCACACGTACTGCACTGCTCTGATGGATTTAACAAACCCAGCAGAcatcaaaaaaaataatgaagtcaATCTGCTGAAAGCCGTGTTGGATGA
The Poecilia reticulata strain Guanapo linkage group LG17, Guppy_female_1.0+MT, whole genome shotgun sequence DNA segment above includes these coding regions:
- the LOC103478886 gene encoding LOW QUALITY PROTEIN: RING finger protein 212B (The sequence of the model RefSeq protein was modified relative to this genomic sequence to represent the inferred CDS: inserted 2 bases in 1 codon); this encodes MDWFHCNHCFKKNGSNFAVSSCGHISCEACIKSKQCSTCGVACSYLPITDQMKPQEKVFFMDPGKLIQARMENISQVCPIYASXLTSWRHFHWSLRSFHTPQIAIFQQKQMERVMVHFKNKSAELERLLGEVSQQGHRQLSELKRENGELKKQLSELKRENGELKKQLLELQRETAELKKPLSQRRVSPGQFQTTGAQRVSLPVGVTSPVTPRSRALSNVGSGESQRWSRDRGISLTTPGSIASVSSHSSLHEFRTSPSFSTPTRTQTPGFQFPFMNGISLHSPRQ